A genome region from Geobacter pickeringii includes the following:
- the shc gene encoding squalene--hopene cyclase yields the protein MKISKHPISHALTSFNDAARETREETQKKPGAKVHHLPASIWKKKEGGATSPLDLAIERSRDFFFREQLPEGYWWAELESNATITAEYLMLFRFMGLMDKEKERKMANYLLREQTEEGCWCIYFGGPGDLSTTIEAYFALKLAGYPADHPAMQKARAFILERGGILKARVFTKIFLALFGEFSWLGVPSMPIEMMLLPNGFTFNLYEFSSWSRATIIPLSIVMAERPVRKLPPWARVQELYVRPPRPTDYTFTKEDGILTWKNIFIGIDHVLKVYEASPIRPGMKRALAKAENWVLEHQEPTGDWGGIQPAMLNSVLALHCLGYAKDHPAVARGLQALANFAIEGEDELVLQSCVSPVWDTALGLMAMVDAEVPTDHPALVKAAQWLLDREVRKPGDWKVKAPDLEPGGWAFEFLNDWYPDVDDSGIVMMALKDVKVKDQKAKEAAIKRGIAWCLGMQSKNGGWGAFDKDNTKHILNKIPFADLEALIDPPTADLTGRMLEVMGTFGYPKDDQVAVRALQFVKDAQEPEGPWWGRWGVNYIYGTWSVLCGLDAFGEDMNQPYIRRAVNWLKSRQNMDGGWGESCASYDDPSLAGIGESTASQTGWALLALLAAGEVESPAVARGVQYLIDTQKPDGTWDEQQFTGTGFPKYFMIKYHIYRNCFPLMALGRYRSQKRQKA from the coding sequence ATGAAAATCTCCAAGCATCCCATTTCGCACGCGCTCACCTCGTTCAACGATGCCGCGCGGGAGACCCGGGAGGAGACGCAGAAAAAACCGGGGGCCAAGGTTCACCACCTGCCGGCCTCCATCTGGAAGAAAAAAGAAGGGGGCGCCACCAGCCCTCTGGACCTCGCCATCGAGCGGAGCCGCGACTTTTTCTTCCGGGAGCAGCTGCCGGAGGGGTACTGGTGGGCGGAACTGGAGTCCAACGCCACCATCACCGCCGAGTACCTCATGCTCTTCCGTTTCATGGGGCTGATGGACAAGGAAAAAGAGCGGAAGATGGCCAACTACCTCCTCCGCGAGCAGACCGAGGAGGGGTGCTGGTGCATCTACTTCGGCGGTCCCGGCGACCTCTCCACCACCATCGAGGCGTACTTCGCCCTGAAGCTCGCCGGCTATCCGGCCGACCACCCCGCCATGCAGAAGGCCCGGGCCTTCATCCTGGAACGGGGGGGGATCCTCAAGGCACGGGTCTTCACGAAGATCTTCCTCGCCCTCTTTGGCGAGTTCTCCTGGCTCGGCGTCCCCTCGATGCCGATCGAGATGATGCTCCTCCCCAACGGCTTCACCTTCAACCTGTACGAGTTTTCGAGCTGGTCCCGGGCCACCATCATCCCGCTCTCCATCGTCATGGCCGAGCGGCCGGTCCGCAAGCTCCCCCCCTGGGCGCGGGTCCAGGAGCTCTACGTCCGCCCGCCGCGCCCCACCGACTACACCTTCACCAAGGAAGACGGCATCCTGACCTGGAAGAACATCTTCATCGGGATCGACCATGTCCTGAAGGTCTACGAGGCGAGCCCGATCCGTCCCGGCATGAAGCGGGCCCTGGCCAAGGCGGAGAACTGGGTGCTGGAGCACCAGGAGCCCACCGGCGACTGGGGCGGAATCCAGCCCGCCATGCTCAACTCGGTGCTGGCGCTCCACTGCCTTGGCTACGCGAAGGATCATCCTGCCGTTGCCCGGGGGCTCCAGGCCCTGGCCAACTTCGCCATCGAGGGAGAGGACGAGCTCGTCCTCCAGTCGTGCGTCTCCCCCGTCTGGGACACGGCCCTGGGGCTCATGGCGATGGTCGATGCCGAAGTCCCCACCGACCACCCGGCCCTGGTCAAGGCGGCCCAGTGGCTTCTGGACCGCGAGGTGCGCAAGCCCGGCGACTGGAAGGTCAAGGCTCCCGACCTGGAACCGGGAGGGTGGGCCTTCGAGTTCCTCAACGACTGGTATCCCGACGTGGATGATTCCGGCATCGTCATGATGGCGCTCAAGGACGTGAAGGTGAAGGACCAGAAGGCCAAGGAAGCCGCCATCAAGCGGGGGATCGCCTGGTGCCTCGGGATGCAGAGCAAGAACGGAGGCTGGGGCGCCTTCGACAAGGACAACACCAAGCACATCCTCAACAAGATCCCCTTCGCCGATCTCGAAGCCCTCATCGACCCGCCGACGGCGGACCTCACCGGCCGGATGCTGGAGGTGATGGGAACCTTCGGGTACCCCAAGGACGACCAGGTGGCGGTGCGGGCGCTCCAGTTCGTGAAGGATGCCCAGGAGCCGGAAGGGCCGTGGTGGGGCCGCTGGGGGGTCAACTATATCTACGGCACCTGGTCGGTGCTCTGCGGCCTCGACGCCTTCGGCGAGGACATGAACCAGCCCTACATCCGCCGGGCGGTGAACTGGCTCAAGTCGCGCCAGAACATGGACGGCGGCTGGGGCGAGAGCTGCGCCTCCTACGACGATCCGTCCCTGGCCGGCATCGGCGAGAGCACGGCGTCCCAGACCGGCTGGGCGCTCCTGGCCCTGCTGGCCGCCGGCGAGGTCGAATCGCCCGCCGTGGCCCGGGGAGTCCAGTACCTCATCGACACCCAGAAGCCCGACGGGACCTGGGACGAGCAGCAGTTCACCGGAACCGGCTTCCCCAAATACTTCATGATCAAGTATCATATCTACCGGAACTGCTTCCCGCTCATGGCGCTGGGGCGCTACCGGAGCCAGAAGCGACAGAAGGCGTAA
- the hpnI gene encoding bacteriohopanetetrol glucosamine biosynthesis glycosyltransferase HpnI, which yields MLNQFLPFLAVTPPLAYGVISLACARSWFGRRRPAPGCTPAVTILKPVKGVDAGSLENFASFCRQEYPAPVQVVFACAGADDPVIPVIRRLMADFPAADIELVVDGAIHGPNYKVSNLINAFPRAKHDLIIVCDSDIRVSPDFLREVAAPFADPQVGLVTSLYRSPGVRGAATALEAMGFTVEMVPNVMVALKLEGLSFALGAAMTVRRGALAAIGGFPALVDYLADDYQLGNKIHRAGWRLELSDCFVESVMHREDLAAVLSRQLRWCRTMRVSRPGGYLGSGITQPFPMACLALILSGFSAAGWGAALLLYLVRALVVLLFSRRFIGDGIFPRWLWLLPLRDAFAFATWALSFAGDRVRWRGHLFRLLPGGKIVEL from the coding sequence ATGCTCAACCAGTTTCTGCCGTTTCTCGCCGTCACTCCCCCCCTTGCCTACGGGGTCATCTCCCTGGCCTGCGCCCGTTCCTGGTTCGGCCGGCGCCGCCCCGCCCCGGGCTGCACCCCCGCCGTCACCATCCTCAAGCCGGTGAAGGGAGTGGACGCCGGGAGCCTCGAAAATTTCGCCTCCTTCTGCCGCCAGGAGTACCCCGCCCCGGTGCAGGTCGTCTTTGCCTGCGCCGGGGCCGACGACCCGGTGATCCCGGTGATCCGCCGCCTCATGGCCGACTTCCCCGCCGCCGACATCGAGCTGGTGGTGGACGGCGCCATCCACGGCCCCAACTACAAGGTCTCCAACCTCATCAACGCCTTTCCCCGGGCGAAGCACGACCTGATCATCGTCTGCGACAGCGACATCCGCGTCTCCCCCGATTTCCTGCGGGAGGTGGCCGCCCCCTTCGCCGACCCGCAGGTGGGGCTCGTCACCTCCCTCTACCGGAGCCCCGGCGTGCGGGGCGCGGCCACGGCCCTGGAGGCCATGGGGTTCACGGTGGAGATGGTCCCCAACGTGATGGTGGCGCTGAAGCTCGAAGGGCTCTCCTTCGCCCTGGGGGCCGCCATGACCGTGCGGCGGGGGGCCCTGGCCGCCATCGGCGGCTTCCCCGCCCTGGTCGACTACCTGGCCGACGACTACCAGCTCGGCAACAAGATCCACCGGGCCGGATGGCGGCTGGAGCTCTCCGACTGCTTCGTGGAGAGCGTCATGCACCGGGAGGATCTCGCCGCCGTTCTCTCCCGCCAGCTCCGCTGGTGCCGGACCATGCGGGTCTCCCGCCCCGGCGGCTACCTCGGCTCCGGCATCACCCAGCCGTTCCCGATGGCCTGCCTCGCGCTCATCCTCTCCGGCTTCTCCGCCGCCGGGTGGGGGGCGGCGCTCCTCCTCTACCTCGTCCGGGCGCTTGTGGTCCTTCTCTTCAGCCGCCGCTTCATCGGGGACGGCATCTTCCCCCGCTGGCTCTGGCTCCTGCCGCTGCGCGACGCCTTCGCCTTCGCCACCTGGGCCCTCTCCTTCGCGGGGGACCGCGTCCGCTGGCGGGGGCACCTCTTCCGGCTTCTCCCCGGCGGGAAAATCGTGGAACTCTGA
- a CDS encoding MMPL family transporter, which yields MKTVHDTSRFSGLFRLVSRHPRLILGVSLLLAALSVLYTKQQMRFLTGRDDLMPKNAPFQRDYRANRAEFGDREDIVIVIESDDGDKASAFGEKLSTALAADTGRFRDVFYPNGLPFFRQHGLLLLPLDEIRILRRNLTLAKPVLKELATAPSVQTLFTHLTGRMDAYVAGGAAAPGGAEELAGLVFMLDKLGAGIGSFGGGKGSFSLEEVFLGGDSAMARAQRMQIVTVLPVRDAKSFVPAEEAIRVVRAAVAKLRALPEFKGVKVGLTGTPVLEHEEMATSERDITLATVLSLALTVVLLLVAFRGVLNVGAAMVSLVVAICVSFGMATLVVGHLNILSMVFAIMLIGIGIEYGIQVVLRYQEELGVGSGELEAIGTGLDRNLWAIVMAAATTAAAFFTFVFTDFRGIAELGVIAAIGIGVCVLVTFTTLPAALVLLVPLRRKKEEEREARAATVLRRSRPAGQLEAFLFGHPRTVVGVAIVLCAASVYPLIQTRFDYNLMNLQAKGLEPVEYAYKLMRSKENSGYFAEVTAATPAEAKALTARLEKLPAVDHVVSLLTFVPDDQEAKLKELAALRAELADVKPAPYEEDLRVMELPTVFENFRTSVERLKGFLEKEKKPEAKPVGAFLATLDRFFATLEKEKDKNALGMLRDFQGGMLASFPEKIGQLRESLAAAPVTEADIPPQLRERFVGKSGKYLLQVAPREEIFARDPLKRFLDQVRSVSPGANGEPVMVYESMTIMRDAYLRAFIYAFAAIVAILFITFRSVTYTLVGLVPLVVGLLLMVGGMWLCGISFNSANIIVMPLILGIAVDSGIYIINRFRREDGDPAAVIMSSTGLGVIYNTLTIMASFGALMVAHHQGVFSIGAVMSLGMVACQAAFVLVLPAVLSLVGKR from the coding sequence ATGAAGACCGTTCACGACACAAGCCGTTTCTCGGGGCTCTTTCGCCTCGTTTCCCGCCATCCCCGGCTCATCCTGGGGGTGTCGCTCCTGCTGGCGGCGCTCTCGGTGCTCTACACGAAGCAGCAGATGCGGTTCCTGACCGGCCGGGACGACCTGATGCCGAAGAATGCGCCGTTCCAGCGGGATTACCGGGCCAACCGGGCCGAGTTCGGCGACCGGGAGGATATCGTCATCGTCATCGAAAGCGACGACGGCGACAAGGCGTCCGCCTTCGGCGAAAAGCTCTCGACCGCCCTGGCGGCCGACACGGGGCGCTTTCGCGACGTCTTCTACCCCAACGGCCTCCCCTTCTTCCGCCAGCACGGACTCCTGCTCCTCCCCCTCGACGAGATCCGGATACTCCGCAGGAACCTCACCCTGGCGAAACCGGTCCTGAAGGAGCTGGCGACGGCACCGTCGGTGCAGACCCTCTTCACCCACCTCACCGGCCGGATGGATGCCTACGTGGCCGGCGGGGCCGCGGCCCCCGGCGGCGCGGAGGAACTGGCGGGGCTCGTCTTCATGCTCGACAAGCTCGGCGCCGGCATCGGCTCCTTCGGTGGCGGGAAAGGTTCCTTCTCCCTGGAGGAGGTCTTCCTCGGCGGCGATTCGGCCATGGCCCGGGCGCAGCGGATGCAGATCGTGACGGTCCTGCCGGTGCGGGACGCGAAGAGCTTCGTCCCGGCCGAGGAGGCGATCCGGGTGGTGCGCGCCGCGGTGGCAAAGCTCAGGGCGCTCCCCGAATTCAAGGGGGTGAAGGTGGGGCTCACCGGGACGCCGGTCCTGGAGCACGAGGAGATGGCCACCAGCGAGCGGGACATCACCCTTGCCACGGTTCTCTCCCTGGCGCTCACCGTGGTGCTCCTGCTGGTCGCCTTCCGCGGGGTCCTGAACGTCGGCGCCGCCATGGTGTCGCTGGTGGTCGCCATCTGCGTCTCCTTCGGCATGGCGACCCTGGTGGTGGGGCACCTGAACATCCTCTCCATGGTCTTTGCCATCATGCTGATCGGGATCGGGATCGAGTACGGGATCCAGGTGGTGCTCCGCTACCAGGAGGAGCTCGGAGTCGGCTCCGGCGAACTGGAGGCGATCGGGACCGGGCTCGACCGCAACCTCTGGGCCATCGTCATGGCCGCCGCCACCACCGCCGCCGCCTTCTTCACCTTCGTCTTCACCGATTTCCGGGGGATCGCCGAGCTCGGCGTCATCGCCGCCATCGGCATCGGGGTCTGCGTTCTCGTCACCTTCACCACCCTGCCCGCGGCGCTCGTGCTGCTGGTCCCCCTGCGGCGGAAGAAGGAAGAGGAGCGGGAGGCCCGGGCGGCGACCGTGCTGCGGCGCTCCCGGCCGGCCGGCCAGCTCGAGGCGTTTCTCTTCGGCCACCCGCGGACGGTGGTGGGGGTGGCCATCGTGCTCTGCGCCGCCTCGGTCTATCCCCTGATCCAGACCCGTTTCGACTACAATCTGATGAACCTCCAGGCCAAGGGGCTGGAGCCGGTGGAGTACGCCTACAAGCTGATGCGGAGCAAGGAGAACTCGGGTTACTTCGCCGAGGTCACCGCCGCTACCCCCGCCGAGGCGAAGGCGCTCACCGCGCGGCTCGAAAAGCTTCCGGCGGTGGACCACGTGGTGAGCCTCCTCACCTTCGTCCCCGACGACCAGGAGGCGAAGCTGAAGGAGCTTGCGGCCCTGCGGGCCGAGCTTGCCGACGTGAAACCGGCCCCCTATGAGGAGGACCTGCGGGTGATGGAGCTCCCGACGGTCTTCGAGAACTTCCGCACCTCGGTGGAGCGGCTCAAGGGGTTCCTGGAGAAGGAGAAGAAGCCCGAGGCGAAGCCGGTGGGGGCCTTCCTCGCCACCCTGGACCGCTTCTTCGCCACCCTGGAAAAGGAGAAGGACAAGAACGCCCTCGGGATGCTCCGCGACTTCCAGGGGGGGATGCTCGCCTCGTTCCCCGAGAAGATCGGCCAGCTCCGGGAGAGCCTTGCCGCCGCCCCGGTGACCGAGGCTGACATCCCCCCGCAACTCCGGGAACGCTTCGTGGGGAAGAGCGGGAAGTACCTCCTCCAGGTAGCGCCCAGGGAGGAGATCTTCGCCCGGGATCCGCTCAAGCGCTTCCTCGACCAGGTGCGGAGCGTCTCCCCCGGCGCCAACGGCGAGCCGGTCATGGTCTACGAGTCGATGACCATCATGCGCGACGCCTATCTGCGGGCTTTCATCTACGCCTTCGCCGCCATTGTGGCGATCCTCTTCATCACCTTCCGCAGCGTCACCTACACCCTGGTGGGGCTCGTGCCGCTGGTGGTGGGGCTCCTCCTCATGGTGGGGGGGATGTGGCTCTGCGGCATCAGCTTCAACTCGGCCAACATCATCGTCATGCCGCTCATCCTCGGGATCGCCGTCGATTCGGGGATCTACATCATCAACCGTTTCCGGCGGGAGGACGGCGACCCCGCCGCGGTGATCATGAGCAGCACCGGCCTCGGGGTCATCTACAATACGCTCACCATCATGGCGAGCTTCGGCGCCCTCATGGTGGCCCACCACCAGGGGGTCTTCTCCATCGGCGCGGTGATGAGCCTTGGAATGGTGGCCTGCCAGGCGGCCTTCGTGCTGGTGCTGCCGGCGGTCCTCTCCCTGGTGGGGAAGAGGTGA
- a CDS encoding SpoIIE family protein phosphatase, with product MGIPLRTLIIEDSEDDAFLLLRELAKGGYDVDSLRVENSDEMRRAMAHRPWDIALSDYVLPRFSGLEALKLWRDSGLDLPFIVISGNIGEETAVEAMKAGADDYFVKGNISRLVPAIRRELKEAENRRQKREAEEALLRSELRYRRLVEAVTDYLYTVEVRDGSVAGTYHGHGCTAVTGFTPEEYEADPFLWYRMIYDEDRETVIDQARRLQAGEDIPSLEHRIIHRDGSVRWVRNTIVPRHDEEGRLVAYDGLVSDITGRKVAEEEMRLRGAALAAAANAIVISDQEGRVIWANPAFTTLTGYTLDEVRGKGLSILNSGVHENGFYRELWETIKGGRVWRGEMINRRKDGSLYTEEQTITPVADGDGAVRRFVAIKEDVTERKRAQEALLENARMSGDMDVACQIQRALLPAEPPQVPGVRCAGKWLPAAHVGGDYYDFFPREDGSLDVVIADVSGHSVGAALIMTEARSVIRAQARSGGSPAAIVDSLNELLYDDLSRAELFITMFYASYAPTTRTLTFASAGHNPPLLYQRDTGEFRELDAEGLILGVSQGVVFEERQVELAPGDVVLLYTDGITEAQDETGEFFGVSRLCSALHDHRDDGLEGLMGAVLARLAGFTRLSSLGDDVCMVLLKPV from the coding sequence ATGGGAATTCCACTCCGCACCCTGATCATAGAAGACTCCGAAGACGATGCCTTCCTCCTCCTGCGGGAGCTTGCCAAGGGGGGATACGACGTCGATTCGCTCCGCGTGGAGAATAGCGACGAGATGCGGCGGGCGATGGCTCACCGTCCGTGGGACATTGCCCTCTCCGACTACGTCCTTCCCCGGTTCAGCGGCCTCGAGGCACTGAAGCTCTGGCGCGACAGCGGGCTCGACCTCCCCTTCATCGTCATATCGGGGAACATCGGGGAGGAGACCGCCGTGGAGGCCATGAAGGCCGGGGCCGACGACTACTTCGTGAAGGGGAACATCTCCCGGCTCGTCCCCGCCATCCGGCGCGAACTGAAGGAGGCAGAAAACCGGCGGCAGAAGCGGGAGGCGGAGGAGGCGCTGCTCCGGAGCGAGCTTCGCTACCGGCGCCTCGTGGAGGCGGTCACCGACTACCTCTACACGGTGGAGGTCCGGGACGGGAGCGTGGCGGGAACCTACCACGGCCACGGCTGCACGGCGGTGACCGGCTTCACCCCCGAGGAGTACGAGGCCGACCCCTTCCTCTGGTACCGGATGATCTACGACGAGGACCGGGAGACGGTGATCGACCAGGCCCGGCGGCTCCAGGCGGGAGAGGACATCCCCTCGCTGGAACACCGGATCATCCACCGGGACGGGTCGGTCCGGTGGGTGCGCAACACCATCGTCCCCCGGCACGACGAGGAGGGGCGGCTCGTGGCCTACGACGGCCTCGTCTCCGACATCACCGGCCGGAAGGTGGCCGAAGAGGAGATGCGTCTGCGGGGAGCTGCACTTGCCGCCGCGGCCAACGCCATCGTCATCAGCGACCAGGAGGGGAGGGTGATCTGGGCGAACCCCGCCTTCACCACCCTCACCGGCTACACCCTCGACGAGGTGCGGGGGAAAGGTCTGAGCATCCTCAACTCGGGGGTGCACGAGAACGGCTTCTACCGCGAACTCTGGGAGACCATCAAGGGGGGGAGGGTCTGGCGGGGGGAGATGATCAACCGCCGCAAGGACGGCTCCCTCTACACCGAAGAGCAGACCATCACCCCCGTGGCCGACGGGGACGGGGCGGTCCGCCGCTTCGTGGCCATCAAGGAGGACGTGACCGAGCGCAAGCGGGCCCAGGAGGCGCTTCTGGAGAACGCCCGGATGAGCGGCGACATGGATGTCGCCTGCCAGATCCAGCGGGCGCTCCTGCCGGCGGAGCCGCCCCAGGTGCCGGGGGTCCGCTGCGCCGGGAAATGGCTGCCGGCGGCCCACGTGGGGGGGGACTACTACGACTTCTTCCCGCGGGAGGACGGCTCCCTTGACGTGGTCATCGCCGACGTCTCGGGCCACAGCGTCGGCGCCGCCCTCATCATGACCGAGGCCCGCAGCGTCATCCGCGCCCAGGCCCGCTCCGGCGGCTCGCCCGCCGCCATCGTCGACTCCCTCAACGAGCTGCTCTACGACGACCTGAGCCGGGCCGAGCTCTTCATCACCATGTTCTACGCCTCCTACGCCCCGACCACCCGCACCCTCACCTTCGCCAGCGCCGGCCACAACCCGCCGCTCCTCTACCAGCGCGACACGGGGGAATTCCGGGAGCTGGACGCCGAGGGGCTGATCCTCGGGGTGAGCCAGGGGGTCGTCTTCGAAGAGCGCCAGGTGGAGCTTGCCCCGGGGGACGTGGTGCTCCTCTACACCGACGGGATCACCGAGGCCCAGGACGAAACGGGGGAATTCTTCGGCGTCTCCCGGCTCTGCAGCGCCCTCCACGACCATCGGGACGACGGCCTTGAGGGGCTCATGGGGGCGGTGCTCGCCCGGCTCGCCGGCTTCACCCGCCTGAGCTCCCTCGGCGACGACGTCTGCATGGTGCTCCTCAAGCCGGTCTAA
- a CDS encoding HAD family hydrolase — MEEGEVAQILARDYWVFDLDGTLTVPVHDFAAIRAALGIPDGVDILGHIDGLPPEEAKRLHGELDAIEEELAGRAEAAAGAVRLVKALRGRGNRLGIVTRNTKRIALRVLEAIGVGEHFAPEHVLGRHDVLPKPDPAGLARLGAGWGISGRAMVMVGDYLFDLQSGRAAGTATVHVDRTGAFRWPELADIAVSSLDELADRLPGAGPATPRIPGPWRIS, encoded by the coding sequence ATGGAAGAGGGGGAGGTTGCGCAGATTCTGGCCCGGGATTACTGGGTGTTCGACCTGGACGGAACCCTGACGGTGCCGGTGCACGACTTCGCCGCCATCAGGGCCGCCCTCGGGATTCCCGACGGCGTGGACATCCTCGGGCATATCGATGGGCTGCCGCCGGAGGAGGCGAAACGCCTCCACGGGGAGCTGGACGCCATAGAGGAGGAACTCGCCGGCCGCGCCGAGGCTGCCGCCGGCGCTGTGCGGCTTGTGAAGGCGCTCCGCGGCCGCGGCAATCGGCTCGGAATCGTCACCCGCAACACGAAGCGGATCGCCCTCCGGGTGCTGGAGGCCATCGGCGTGGGAGAGCACTTCGCGCCGGAGCATGTCCTCGGCCGCCACGACGTCCTCCCCAAGCCCGACCCGGCGGGGCTCGCCCGGCTCGGCGCCGGCTGGGGCATCTCCGGCCGGGCGATGGTGATGGTGGGGGACTACCTCTTCGATCTCCAGAGCGGCCGCGCCGCCGGCACCGCCACCGTTCACGTCGACCGGACGGGAGCCTTCCGCTGGCCCGAGCTGGCCGACATCGCCGTCTCCAGCCTCGACGAACTGGCGGACCGGCTTCCCGGCGCCGGTCCGGCCACCCCTAGAATCCCCGGTCCTTGGCGAATCTCCTGA
- a CDS encoding sll1863 family stress response protein, whose translation MKRLVIIAAAALVAASPLTAARSSAAEEPPAQQEPAPGELERRSSEIGRKLDELEKKLKESKAEAGEAVTREMQELREKQKVLRERLRGLKSSGGQAWQEMKRGAEASLDELQKAYEKAKERFR comes from the coding sequence ATGAAACGGCTTGTCATCATCGCTGCCGCCGCGCTCGTCGCGGCATCTCCCCTCACGGCGGCCCGGAGTTCCGCCGCGGAGGAGCCACCGGCACAGCAGGAGCCGGCACCGGGGGAGCTGGAACGCAGGAGCTCGGAGATCGGCAGGAAGCTCGACGAACTGGAAAAGAAGCTGAAGGAATCGAAGGCGGAGGCCGGCGAAGCGGTCACGCGGGAGATGCAGGAGCTGCGGGAGAAGCAGAAGGTACTCCGGGAGCGGCTTCGGGGGCTGAAGTCTTCCGGCGGGCAGGCGTGGCAGGAGATGAAACGGGGGGCGGAGGCCTCCCTCGACGAACTCCAGAAGGCCTACGAAAAAGCGAAGGAACGATTCAGATAA
- a CDS encoding tRNA (mnm(5)s(2)U34)-methyltransferase: MKGKGLFGAVPLAHAFLRERVREGDRVVDATCGNGHDTAFLAELVGDAGTVWAFDIQEGALAATEARLAAAGYRGRAEFIPRGHEQLAAVVSGPVRAVVFNLGYLPGGEKETVTAAATTRAALEQAAALLLPGGIVTVAVYTGHPGGAEEGRVVEEWAAALPPARFNVWRCRQLNRPETAPYLVAVERVPA; encoded by the coding sequence GTGAAAGGGAAGGGGCTCTTCGGCGCGGTGCCGCTGGCCCATGCGTTCCTGCGGGAGCGGGTGCGGGAGGGGGACCGGGTGGTGGACGCCACCTGCGGCAACGGCCATGACACGGCGTTCCTGGCGGAGCTCGTGGGGGACGCCGGGACGGTCTGGGCCTTCGACATCCAGGAGGGGGCCCTGGCCGCCACCGAGGCGCGCCTCGCCGCCGCCGGATACCGGGGGCGGGCGGAGTTCATCCCCCGGGGGCACGAGCAGCTGGCCGCCGTCGTCTCCGGGCCGGTGCGGGCGGTGGTCTTCAACCTCGGCTACCTTCCCGGGGGAGAGAAAGAGACCGTCACCGCGGCCGCAACGACCCGTGCCGCCCTGGAGCAGGCGGCCGCCCTCCTCCTCCCCGGCGGCATCGTCACCGTGGCGGTCTACACCGGCCACCCCGGCGGGGCGGAAGAGGGGAGGGTGGTGGAGGAGTGGGCCGCCGCGCTCCCCCCCGCGCGGTTCAACGTCTGGCGCTGTCGGCAGCTTAACCGGCCGGAGACGGCCCCCTACCTCGTCGCCGTGGAGCGCGTCCCCGCCTGA
- a CDS encoding DUF6485 family protein, producing the protein MECVSTRSTDHCSCTYVTCDKRGNCCKCITFHRQRDEIPGCFFSPEGERTYDRSLRRFAKDRGF; encoded by the coding sequence ATGGAATGCGTATCGACCCGCTCCACCGACCACTGCAGCTGCACCTACGTCACCTGCGACAAGCGGGGAAACTGCTGCAAATGCATCACCTTCCACCGCCAGCGGGACGAGATCCCCGGCTGCTTTTTCTCCCCGGAAGGGGAGCGGACCTACGACCGCTCCCTCAGGAGATTCGCCAAGGACCGGGGATTCTAG